The following proteins are co-located in the Gloeocapsa sp. PCC 7428 genome:
- a CDS encoding catalase family protein: MQLKKLELGKEYPITGEIAGIKEIEQISIDALKQSFPDNIRPVLRDAHPKHHGCVRAEFIIDEDIPQELKAGIFKHPRTFTAAIRFSNNKAIDDTKKDVRGMAIKLFGVEGEKLLERQKHEKTQDLLLINHPVFFIKDVQDYVEFFRARQLAKGNLPLKFFFLNPNPFKWHLREFIIGMVMLNKKVSSPLAIQYWSSTPYKLGDRAIKFTVVPSSQNPTPPVTQTPDYLRQAMIEHLNHQDASFDFLIQLQTDPQKMPIEDPRIEWKSPFQKVATIKIPRQQFTSPQQMEFCENLSFTPWHSLPEHQPLGGVNRARKQVYEALSELRHNLNNIVVKEPTEEEFLTLFGKMPSNSRG; encoded by the coding sequence ATGCAGCTTAAAAAACTTGAACTTGGTAAAGAGTATCCTATTACCGGAGAAATAGCAGGTATAAAAGAAATTGAGCAGATTAGTATTGATGCGCTTAAGCAAAGCTTTCCAGACAATATTAGACCAGTTTTACGCGATGCTCATCCTAAACATCATGGTTGTGTGAGAGCAGAATTTATTATTGATGAAGATATTCCCCAAGAACTAAAAGCAGGAATTTTCAAACACCCTCGTACTTTTACTGCGGCAATTCGTTTTTCTAATAATAAAGCAATTGACGATACAAAAAAAGATGTTCGAGGAATGGCAATTAAGCTTTTTGGGGTAGAAGGTGAAAAACTATTAGAACGACAAAAACACGAAAAAACGCAAGATTTACTATTAATTAATCACCCTGTTTTCTTTATTAAAGATGTACAAGATTATGTTGAATTCTTTAGAGCCAGACAATTAGCCAAAGGCAATTTACCACTAAAATTCTTCTTTCTCAATCCCAATCCATTTAAATGGCATTTACGAGAATTTATTATTGGGATGGTAATGCTCAACAAAAAAGTGAGTAGTCCTCTAGCGATTCAATACTGGAGTAGTACACCGTATAAACTAGGCGATCGCGCGATCAAATTCACCGTAGTACCAAGTTCTCAGAATCCTACACCACCCGTTACTCAAACACCAGATTATCTCCGCCAAGCTATGATTGAGCATCTAAATCATCAAGATGCAAGCTTTGATTTCTTAATTCAGTTGCAAACAGATCCCCAAAAAATGCCAATTGAAGATCCGAGAATTGAATGGAAATCACCGTTTCAAAAAGTAGCAACGATTAAAATTCCTCGCCAGCAATTCACTTCTCCACAACAGATGGAATTCTGCGAAAATTTATCTTTCACACCTTGGCACTCGTTACCCGAACATCAACCTTTAGGGGGAGTTAATCGCGCACGTAAGCAAGTCTATGAAGCTCTCTCAGAACTCCGTCATAATTTGAATAATATCGTTGTTAAAGAACCGACAGAAGAAGAATTTTTGACACTGTTTGGTAAAATGCCCTCCAATAGCAGGGGTTAG